Below is a window of candidate division KSB1 bacterium DNA.
CCGTAAAGTTAGCAATTTCAAATGATTTGGTTTCCAGAGAACTGTCTATTTCCTTTTGAATCGCCTTCAAACTGTCCACACTCCCGAAGATTTGATTTATGAATTTTTTCCCGACCTGAACAACTGGTATTTTTTTATCCTCGGAAAGCGATAACGTCAGAGGCACGGCGTCAGCCGGAATGTTCTTATACAAAGAAGGCCATGGGAATCCCCGTGGTCTCATAGAGCGGTGATTTAGGGGATCGTTCACGACCAATAATGCAGCCGCACCATGTGCAATGGCATTTTCAACTTTTGAGCGAAGTTGAAAATGAGCTGAACTTTTCATTCCGTCAAAAACACTTGTGGAATCTTTTTCAGCCGGCTCATGGCGAAAAATTAAAACAACTTTATCTTTAACATCGATATTTTGATAATCATCGTAATTAAATTCAGGAGCTGTAATTCCATAACCGGCAAAAATCAACCCGCCTACCGCTGCACTGTTTGCCGTAAATCCGTAAGGCATGAACTCTCTTTTAATACGGAATGAGATTCCCGGTTGACCGGTTTCCGTTAGCTTTAAATAATTTTCTTCTCCTAATCGAACCCGATTCACATTAAATTCTTGAAAATAGCTGCCACTTAAAGGCTCCAATCCATACCGCTTAAATTCAGCTGCCAGATAATCTGCGGCAATGTTCAAACCCTCGCTCGGAGTGTTTCTTCCTTTTAGTAAGTCGGAAGCTAAAAAATCGATGTGCTTTCTGACATCTGCAGGACGAATCGAATCGAGCGCAGACCTGGACGGACCATTTGAAGAGGCAAGTGCGATTAAATTAAAAAATAACGCAAGCAGTAAAATTGAGTTTGAAGCTTTTTTCATTTATACAATCCTGTTAAAGATTTAAATTTTCCTGATAAAATAAACGATTGGGGTTGTCCAAAAGTCTAGACATGTCGTTTGCGAATCCTGCGTTTCTTTGCAGGATGAAGCAATCTCATGCTTGCGGAGGAGATTGCTTCGCAAAAAAACGCTCGCAAAGACGTCCTTTTGCACACTTTTGGACAGGCCCATCGGTAGTAAGTGAAAGTTAAATCAAAGATGGACTTTCAGGGGAGTGTTTCAGCGCTAATTCTCATCCTCTTTCTTTGCGGGTTCTGCTTTTTTCTTAGCTTTTGCAAGGGCCATAATTCCCGGTAGATCGATTCCGCCAAGAAACTCCAGGGAAGCACCGCCGCCCGTAGAAACATGGGAAATTTTATCTTTTACGCCGGCTTTTTCAATCGCAGCGATGGAATCGCCACCTCCCACAACTGTGAATGCGCCACGGTCGGTCGCTTGAGCCACTGCGTTGGCAATTTCGATTGTTCCTTTGGCGAAATTGTCATCCTCAAAAATTCCCATCGGACCGTTCCAGAAAATAGTTTTCGCCTCATTTACAATCTCTTTGAATCTGGCAATTGTTTTTGGCCCAATATCAACCCCTCTCCAGTCCGCAGGAATTTCGGCATCGTCACTGGTTTTGAATCCCGAGCCAGCTTTTCCATTGGCAATAATATGATCTTCAGGAAGTAAAAATTGCAACTTTTTATATGGGTGCGGATTCTGAGCAACAACCATCGAATTGTAAGCCATTGCAATTCTTTCTTCATCTAAAATCGAGTTGCCAACCCCTACCTGTTTGGCTTTGAGGAAAGTGTAGGCCATGCCACCACCGATCAGCATCGCGTTAACCCGGGTTACTAAATTATGGATCACTTTTAGCTTGTCGGAGACTTTGGCGCCGCCCAGAATCACCACGTAGGGCTTTTCAGCATTCTCCAGCAGTTTGGTGAGATTCTCCACTTCGGATTGCATTAGATAGCCCGCGCCTGACTCTTTGATAAGTTTAGCAACGCCTTGTGTAGAAGCGTGAGCGCGATGAGCTGCACCAAAAGCGTCGTTAATATAAACGTCTCCTAAATTGGCTAACTGTTTGGCAAACTCAGCATCATTCGCAGTTTCCTCTTTGTGAAAACGAGTATTCTCGAGAAGTAAAACTTTTCCGTCAGCCAAGCCGTTTGCAAGATTCTCAATGCTTTCACCGACACAGTCAGTGGCCATTTTTACATCCTGACCGATAAGTTCGGACAATCGTTCGCAGACAGGCTTAAGTCTAAACTCTTCTTTAGC
It encodes the following:
- a CDS encoding M20/M25/M40 family metallo-hydrolase, encoding MKKASNSILLLALFFNLIALASSNGPSRSALDSIRPADVRKHIDFLASDLLKGRNTPSEGLNIAADYLAAEFKRYGLEPLSGSYFQEFNVNRVRLGEENYLKLTETGQPGISFRIKREFMPYGFTANSAAVGGLIFAGYGITAPEFNYDDYQNIDVKDKVVLIFRHEPAEKDSTSVFDGMKSSAHFQLRSKVENAIAHGAAALLVVNDPLNHRSMRPRGFPWPSLYKNIPADAVPLTLSLSEDKKIPVVQVGKKFINQIFGSVDSLKAIQKEIDSSLETKSFEIANFTVNLKTSTKIESETTKNVVALWEGSDPKLKNEAIVIGAHYDHVGINEKDFKPNEDNIFNGADDNASGTVGLLEIAEAFSLAPRTKRSIIFIAFAGEEKGLFGSRVYVERPLWSLTDTKAMFNMDMIGRNDGEKVSIVGYTRSPDLNEINTRENKFVGLTLEYNAEQFFRRSDQYNFARKKIPVLFYHTGEHEDYHKVTDHSDKINEGKIAMIAKLLFRTAWQAANTNQTFKYIEQN
- a CDS encoding phosphoglycerate kinase, with the translated sequence MDRQVIDDLDLSGKRVLTRVDFNVPIADGKVIDDTRIEAALPTIKKIIGDKGKLILMSHLGRPKGEAKEEFRLKPVCERLSELIGQDVKMATDCVGESIENLANGLADGKVLLLENTRFHKEETANDAEFAKQLANLGDVYINDAFGAAHRAHASTQGVAKLIKESGAGYLMQSEVENLTKLLENAEKPYVVILGGAKVSDKLKVIHNLVTRVNAMLIGGGMAYTFLKAKQVGVGNSILDEERIAMAYNSMVVAQNPHPYKKLQFLLPEDHIIANGKAGSGFKTSDDAEIPADWRGVDIGPKTIARFKEIVNEAKTIFWNGPMGIFEDDNFAKGTIEIANAVAQATDRGAFTVVGGGDSIAAIEKAGVKDKISHVSTGGGASLEFLGGIDLPGIMALAKAKKKAEPAKKEDEN